A DNA window from Polyodon spathula isolate WHYD16114869_AA chromosome 18, ASM1765450v1, whole genome shotgun sequence contains the following coding sequences:
- the LOC121331014 gene encoding guanine nucleotide-binding protein G(I)/G(S)/G(O) subunit gamma-13-like isoform X1, translating to MDSGRITQVSHYPLFLCCSKELPLDPTVMDEMDLPQMKKEVESLKYQLAFKREKSSKTVPDLVKWIEEGVPDDPFLNPELMKANPWVEKGKCTIL from the exons ATGGACAGCGGGAGGATTACACAGGTGTCACATTACCCTC TTTTTCTCTGCTGCAGCAAGGAACTCCCTCTAGATCCCACAGTCATGGATGAAATGGACCTTCCTCAGATGAAGAAAGAGGTGGAAAGCCTCAAATACCAGCTAGCCTTCAAGAGGGAGAAGTCCTCCAAGACCGTGCCAGA CCTGGTGAAGTGGATTGAGGAGGGAGTTCCTGATGACCCCTTCCTTAACCCGGAGCTCATGAAGGCCAACCCGTGGGTGGAAAAGGGGAAGTGTACCATTCTTTAA
- the LOC121331014 gene encoding guanine nucleotide-binding protein G(I)/G(S)/G(O) subunit gamma-13-like isoform X2, whose product MDEMDLPQMKKEVESLKYQLAFKREKSSKTVPDLVKWIEEGVPDDPFLNPELMKANPWVEKGKCTIL is encoded by the exons ATGGATGAAATGGACCTTCCTCAGATGAAGAAAGAGGTGGAAAGCCTCAAATACCAGCTAGCCTTCAAGAGGGAGAAGTCCTCCAAGACCGTGCCAGA CCTGGTGAAGTGGATTGAGGAGGGAGTTCCTGATGACCCCTTCCTTAACCCGGAGCTCATGAAGGCCAACCCGTGGGTGGAAAAGGGGAAGTGTACCATTCTTTAA